The Brassica oleracea var. oleracea cultivar TO1000 chromosome C6, BOL, whole genome shotgun sequence genome includes a region encoding these proteins:
- the LOC106300584 gene encoding zinc finger CCCH domain-containing protein 38-like, which translates to MSGSGRKRVSKWDAKQENIQNGNDYVEKSGSYHRDKDPEHAGFYPEGNGRNGSRRSVPDDDDDGERLKSRQHPGEAWPSRGRVSHEEGDDAMMSYYDTRKSSEQDESRQPYWDRPRTRRSGSRSNSRSMSRSRSRSRSPLQRVRRDARGSYDRHKTRDNDGRYSRAGDYDWEAKNRDTKYYNEDSREQYPLRRSDYPEDHSNSRRETSDPILRSHRDRRDVPEREHNRVSNVPCRYFPLGNCRNGTSCRFSHHGARRSLERKPQDQMFSRHDSGGTTERMRNSHRWNERSDTGKSNEGSKGDNNNNNGSWIGDMEMSPDWNYGVKTLKNPLKEEHGVVKDILAPAYEHGSAAISHSHHGFSNNNIANTAPPVQVFNQNIENHSAVPYQCTPLAVGGSQVLPPPPPAVTTTHLPENGIAQNTVSREELNHISNISASLAQFFGNGQPIPQLQSTLNPKQAMQVPEVYGKEEQSSHAQSDLLNSIQTGVVPAVQILNSDTLISLAGNPKASSDEDRDKKIDEEASKEPDVRKTEQEGGEETGKDAEEEEEEDENSKKEKDPKGMKAFKFALVEIVKELLKPAWKEGGMNKDAYKNIVKKAVDKVTGAIQTGNIPQTQEKIDHYLSASKPKLTKLVQAYISKVKKS; encoded by the exons ATGAGTGGATCTGGGAGGAAACGTGTTTCGAAATGGGACGCCAAGCAAGAAAACATTCAGAATGGGAACGATTACGTTGAGAAGTCAGGTTCTTATCACCGTGACAAAGATCCTGAGCATGCAGGCTTCTATCCAGAGGGTAATGGTAGAAATGGAAGCAGGAGATCTGTTCCTGATGATGATGACGACGGCGAGCGTCTGAAATCTAGACAACATCCAGGAGAAGCTTGGCCTTCCAGAGGCAGAGTTTCGCATGAAGAAGGTGATGACGCCATGATGAGTTACTATGATACTAGAAAGTCTTCTGAACAAGATGAAAGTAGGCAACCGTATTGGGACAGGCCTAGAACCCGTAG GAGCGGAAGTAGAAGTAACAGCAGGAGCATGAGCCGTAGCCGTAGCCGTAGCAGAAGTCCATTGCAGAGAGTAAGGCGAGATGCAAGAGGATCCTATGACAGACACAAGACGAGAGATAATGATGGTCGATACAGTAGAGCTGGTGACTATGATTGGGAAGCTAAGAATAGAGATACTAAATACTATAATGAAGACTCACGAGAACAGTATCCCTTGAGGAGGTCTGATTATCCAGAGGATCATAGTAACTCAAGAAGAGAAACATCAGATCCTATCTTGAGAAGCCACAGAGACAGAAGGGATGTTCCCGAGAGAGAACACAACAGGGTCTCCAATGTTCCGTGCAGGTACTTTCCGCTAGGGAACTGTCGTAATGGCACAAGTTGCAGATTCTCTCACCATGGTGCGAGGAGAAGTCTTGAGAGAAAGCCGCAAGACCAGATGTTTAGTAGACATGACAGTGGTGGCACAACAGAGAGGATGCGGAACAGTCATAGATGGAACGAAAGGTCAGATACAGGGAAGTCTAATGAGGGATCTAAGGGTGATAATAATAATAATAATGGTAGCTGGATTGGTGATATGGAGATGTCTCCAGATTGGAACTATGGAGTTAAAACTTTGAAGAATCCTCTGAAGGAAGAGCATGGTGTAGTTAAAGATATTTTAGCACCTGCTTATGAGCATGGTTCTGCAGCTATATCTCATTCGCATCATGGTTTCAGTAATAACAACATCGCTAACACAGCTCCTCCAGTGCAAGTATTCAATCAGAACATTGAGAATCATAGTGCAGTGCCTTACCAATGCACACCACTAGCTGTTGGAGGAAGTCAAGTGCTGCCGCCACCTCCTCCTGCTGTTACTACTACACATCTTCCTGAGAATGGAATTGCTCAAAACACTGTGAGTAGGGAAGAGCTTAATCATATTAGTAACATCTCAGCATCTCTAGCACAGTTTTTTGGAAACGGGCAGCCGATTCCGCAGCTTCAATCTACTTTGAACCCAAAACAGGCAATGCAGGTGCCTGAAGTGTATGGGAAAGAGGAACAGTCTTCACATGCTCAAAGTGACCTCCTTAACTCCATTCAGACCGGAGTAGTTCCAGCTGTACAGATACTCAACAGCGACACTTTGATCTCATTAGCTGGAAATCCAAAGGCTTCTTCTGATGAAGACAGGGACAAAAAGATAGACGAAGAAGCCAGCAAAGAGCCAGATGTGAGAAAGACAGAACAAGAAGGAGGAGAAGAGACCGGGAAGGATGCTGAGGAAGAAGAAGAAGAAGATGAAAACAGCAAGAAAGAAAAGGATCCAAAGGGAATGAAAGCGTTTAAGTTCGCTCTGGTGGAGATTGTTAAGGAGCTTCTAAAACCTGCTTGGAAAGAAGGTGGGATGAATAAGGATGCTTACAAAAACATAGTCAAGAAGGCAGTTGACAAAGTTACAGGCGCAATTCAAACCGGAAACATTCCTCAGACACAAGAGAAGATAGACCATTATCTATCAGCTTCAAAACCAAAGCTTACCAAGCTTGTCCAG GCATATATTAGCAAAGTGAAGAAGAGCTAA